In Prosthecomicrobium sp. N25, one DNA window encodes the following:
- a CDS encoding NUDIX hydrolase, whose amino-acid sequence MTGGGIEIGLNAAIVAVEGDDPLVLATGRDGSEGDALPFGPFDPIRHRTLEIGLRSWVSAQTTLTIGYVEQLYTFGDRGRLARAGDSGPHVVSVGYLALTRPTPAAAPALAASGAAFRPWYGYFPWEDWRGGRPALIDAVILPALRAWAAAGPDPGSARSRPPLDATHLTETEVREIHSGTGALGRRERLRLFFGDGGSPWDEEKVLERYELLYEAALVEEALRDGRQPVGPVAAPLGLTMRFDHRRILATAISRLRAKLKYRPVVFELMPEAFTLTDLQRTVEAISGRHLHKQNFRRLVEQGALVEPTGETSNETGGRPAQLFRFRRDVLQERPAPGLRLGTRG is encoded by the coding sequence ATGACCGGCGGAGGTATCGAGATCGGCCTCAACGCGGCCATCGTCGCCGTCGAGGGCGACGACCCGCTCGTGCTGGCCACCGGGCGCGACGGCTCCGAAGGAGACGCCCTGCCGTTCGGACCGTTCGATCCGATCCGGCACCGGACGCTGGAGATCGGCCTGCGCTCCTGGGTCAGCGCCCAGACCACCCTGACGATCGGCTATGTCGAGCAGCTCTACACCTTCGGCGACCGCGGCCGGCTAGCCCGGGCCGGGGATTCGGGACCTCATGTCGTCTCGGTCGGGTACCTCGCGCTCACCCGGCCGACCCCCGCCGCGGCGCCTGCGCTGGCGGCGAGCGGAGCGGCGTTCCGGCCCTGGTACGGCTACTTCCCCTGGGAGGACTGGCGCGGGGGCCGACCCGCGCTCATCGACGCGGTGATCCTGCCGGCGCTCCGGGCCTGGGCGGCGGCGGGGCCCGACCCGGGCTCGGCCCGTTCCCGCCCGCCGCTCGACGCGACACACCTGACCGAGACCGAGGTCCGGGAGATTCACAGCGGCACGGGCGCGCTCGGCCGGCGAGAGCGGCTCCGCCTCTTCTTCGGGGACGGCGGGTCGCCCTGGGACGAGGAAAAGGTGCTGGAGCGCTACGAGCTCCTGTACGAAGCCGCGCTCGTCGAGGAGGCGCTGCGCGACGGGCGGCAGCCGGTCGGCCCGGTTGCCGCCCCGCTCGGGCTGACCATGCGGTTCGACCATCGCCGCATCCTGGCGACCGCCATCTCGCGGCTCCGGGCGAAGCTCAAGTATCGCCCCGTCGTCTTCGAGCTGATGCCGGAGGCCTTCACCCTCACCGACCTGCAGAGGACGGTGGAGGCCATCTCGGGCCGCCATCTGCACAAGCAGAACTTTCGGCGGCTGGTCGAGCAAGGGGCCCTGGTCGAGCCCACCGGCGAGACCAGCAACGAGACGGGCGGCCGGCCGGCGCAGCTCTTCCGGTTCCGCCGCGACGTTCTGCAGGAGCGCCCGGCACCCGGCCTGCGGCTCGGCACGCGCGGCTGA
- a CDS encoding tyrosine phosphatase family protein, which yields MSAIHVCSLARVALTVEETGASHLATLINAGTPVARPARIPADNHLFLGFNDITEPTEGLIPPGEEHVRRLIRFVRDWDRSDPMVIHCWAGISRSTAGAFIAACTLMPDADEEALAREIRARSPSATPNLRLVRLADPILGRGGRMVEAIEAIGRGRDAFEGDPFSLALKIEA from the coding sequence ATGTCCGCCATTCATGTCTGCTCTCTCGCCCGGGTCGCGCTGACGGTCGAGGAGACCGGTGCCAGCCACCTCGCCACGCTCATCAACGCGGGCACGCCGGTCGCGCGCCCGGCGCGCATCCCGGCCGACAACCACCTCTTCCTCGGCTTCAACGACATCACGGAGCCGACCGAAGGGCTGATCCCGCCCGGCGAAGAGCACGTGCGCCGGCTGATCCGCTTCGTGCGCGACTGGGACCGGTCGGATCCGATGGTGATCCATTGCTGGGCGGGGATCAGCCGGTCGACCGCCGGGGCCTTCATTGCCGCCTGCACACTGATGCCGGATGCGGACGAGGAGGCGCTGGCGCGCGAGATCCGGGCACGCTCGCCCTCCGCGACCCCGAACCTGAGGCTGGTCCGGCTGGCGGACCCGATTCTCGGCCGCGGCGGGCGCATGGTGGAGGCCATCGAGGCGATCGGGCGCGGGCGCGACGCCTTCGAGGGCGATCCCTTCTCGCTGGCGCTGAAGATCGAGGCATGA
- a CDS encoding HD family hydrolase, whose translation MADRPGHPPRAWQRMLSGRRLDLLDPSPLDVEIADIAHGLARVARWNGQTAGDHAFSVAQHSILVDDIALRYEPGLPAGSRLAILLHDAPEYVIGDMISPFKAVIGGAYKLVEARLQAAIHIRFGLPATLPEPVVKLAKRADRVAAYFEAVELAGFKAAEADRIFGRPRGFGERLALEPWPTAAAEARFLERFAALEAACGRG comes from the coding sequence ATGGCCGACCGACCCGGACATCCCCCGCGCGCCTGGCAGCGCATGCTGTCGGGGCGCCGCCTCGATCTCCTCGATCCGTCGCCCCTCGACGTGGAGATCGCCGACATCGCCCACGGACTGGCCCGCGTGGCGCGGTGGAACGGCCAGACCGCCGGCGACCACGCCTTCTCGGTCGCGCAGCATTCGATCCTCGTCGACGACATCGCGCTGCGCTACGAGCCGGGGCTGCCGGCCGGCTCGCGGCTGGCCATCCTCCTCCACGACGCCCCGGAATACGTGATCGGCGACATGATCTCGCCCTTCAAGGCCGTGATCGGCGGCGCCTACAAGCTGGTCGAGGCGCGCCTGCAGGCGGCCATCCACATCCGCTTCGGCCTGCCCGCCACGCTGCCGGAACCGGTCGTGAAGCTCGCCAAGCGGGCCGACCGGGTCGCCGCCTATTTCGAGGCCGTCGAGCTCGCCGGCTTCAAGGCCGCGGAGGCGGACCGGATCTTCGGGCGGCCGCGCGGCTTCGGCGAGCGGCTGGCGCTGGAGCCCTGGCCGACGGCCGCCGCGGAGGCGCGCTTCCTGGAGCGTTTCGCCGCGCTCGAAGCGGCCTGCGGACGGGGATGA
- a CDS encoding methyl-accepting chemotaxis protein — MSSLKFKLIAVLSILAGGFLAMSFMAWSEARVGERGLAQVYADRVVPLRDLKQVSDAYAVALVDNAHKMRAGTVPFETGAKVMADALGTAERLWAGYMQTYMDGREKALAGQAVAAMTAARGPIAELQGLIAAKDSAGLARFVTDRLYPTIDPVTEAVGRLVDLQVEEAQKSYEETQGTYRTMLALLAALALAGAVAAVFGFRVVLKGVIGPIEAMTESMAQLSRGNLAVEIPGAKETNEIGRMAAAVAVFKENGLARERLEREQAEERALSDRRAAAVDRLVRDFDKAMGAIVGAVSSAATELEASAQSLTAGAEETSNQSTAVSAASEEASSNVRTVAAAAEALAGSVEDISRQVSHSTRIAATAVAEAQGTVDLMRQLSAGAQKIGEIVDLIGNVAGQTNLLALNATIEAARAGEAGRGFAVVAAEVKGLADQTAKASAQIAQQIAEIQGSTSRAETAIGSVSATIQQMNEIAGGIAASVDRQATTTQEIARNVQQASVGTSEVSLNISGVTRAAEETSAGAGQVLGASGELARQADRLKREVATFLDAVRAA, encoded by the coding sequence ATGAGCAGTCTAAAATTCAAATTGATCGCTGTGCTGTCCATCCTGGCGGGCGGCTTCCTGGCGATGTCCTTCATGGCCTGGTCCGAGGCCCGGGTGGGCGAGCGCGGCCTTGCCCAGGTCTATGCCGACCGGGTGGTTCCCCTGCGGGACCTGAAGCAAGTCAGCGACGCCTACGCGGTGGCCCTCGTCGACAATGCCCACAAGATGCGGGCCGGGACCGTGCCGTTCGAGACGGGCGCCAAGGTGATGGCGGATGCCCTCGGCACCGCCGAGCGGCTCTGGGCCGGCTACATGCAGACCTACATGGATGGGCGCGAGAAGGCACTTGCCGGGCAGGCCGTGGCCGCCATGACGGCGGCGCGGGGGCCGATCGCGGAGCTTCAGGGGCTGATCGCCGCCAAGGACTCCGCCGGCCTCGCCCGATTCGTGACGGACCGGCTCTACCCGACGATCGACCCGGTCACCGAGGCGGTCGGCCGCCTCGTCGACCTGCAGGTCGAGGAGGCGCAGAAGTCCTACGAGGAGACGCAGGGAACCTATCGCACCATGCTGGCGCTTCTCGCCGCCCTCGCGCTTGCCGGCGCGGTCGCGGCGGTGTTCGGGTTCCGGGTCGTGCTCAAGGGCGTGATCGGGCCGATCGAGGCGATGACCGAAAGCATGGCGCAGCTTTCCCGCGGCAACCTCGCCGTGGAGATCCCGGGCGCGAAGGAGACCAACGAGATCGGCCGCATGGCCGCCGCCGTGGCGGTGTTCAAGGAGAACGGGCTCGCCCGGGAGCGGCTCGAGCGCGAACAGGCCGAGGAGCGGGCGCTGAGCGACCGGCGCGCGGCGGCGGTGGACCGGCTGGTCCGCGACTTCGACAAGGCCATGGGGGCGATCGTGGGCGCGGTCTCGTCGGCGGCCACGGAACTCGAGGCCTCGGCGCAGAGCCTCACGGCCGGCGCGGAGGAGACCTCCAACCAGTCGACCGCCGTGTCGGCGGCGTCCGAGGAGGCGTCCTCCAACGTGCGGACAGTCGCGGCGGCCGCCGAGGCCCTGGCCGGATCGGTCGAAGACATCAGCCGGCAGGTCTCCCACTCCACCCGCATCGCCGCCACGGCCGTGGCGGAGGCGCAGGGGACCGTCGACCTCATGCGGCAGCTCTCCGCGGGCGCCCAGAAGATCGGCGAGATCGTCGACCTGATCGGCAACGTCGCGGGCCAGACCAACCTGCTCGCCCTCAACGCCACTATCGAGGCGGCGCGGGCCGGCGAGGCGGGACGCGGCTTCGCGGTGGTGGCGGCCGAGGTCAAGGGCCTCGCCGACCAGACCGCCAAGGCCTCGGCGCAGATCGCCCAGCAGATCGCCGAGATCCAGGGTTCGACCAGCCGGGCCGAGACGGCGATCGGCAGCGTGTCGGCGACCATCCAGCAGATGAACGAGATCGCGGGCGGGATCGCGGCCTCCGTCGACCGGCAGGCGACCACCACCCAGGAAATCGCCCGCAACGTCCAGCAGGCCTCGGTCGGCACCAGCGAGGTGAGCCTCAACATCTCGGGCGTCACCCGTGCCGCGGAGGAGACCAGCGCCGGAGCGGGTCAGGTGCTCGGCGCCTCGGGCGAGCTGGCACGCCAGGCCGACCGGCTGAAGCGCGAGGTGGCCACCTTCCTGGACGCGGTCAGGGCCGCGTGA
- the ygfZ gene encoding CAF17-like 4Fe-4S cluster assembly/insertion protein YgfZ, translating to MTTNIAELTGRGVVSVTGPEAEPFLQGLVTADVEGLAPGAARYGALLTPQGKILFDFLAVRTPDGFLIDVPARLAADFAKRLRFYRLRAKVEIADRSGDLRVLAAWGDGPVDLPGFGFEDPRLPALGRRTIVTAAERDAVLAASDPGSHADEASWHRHRIALGVPEGGTDFAYGDAFPHDADMDDLAGVDFGKGCYVGQEVVSRMKHRGTARRRVVAARSADASPLPPTGSEIVAAGKPVGQIGSTDGGRGLALVRTDRVAAALAAGASLRAGDVDVVLELPAYVKFGWPAPAED from the coding sequence ATGACGACGAACATCGCCGAACTCACCGGCCGCGGGGTGGTCTCGGTCACGGGGCCGGAGGCGGAGCCGTTCCTGCAAGGGCTCGTCACCGCGGACGTGGAGGGCCTGGCGCCCGGGGCCGCCCGGTACGGGGCGCTCCTGACCCCGCAGGGCAAGATCCTGTTCGACTTCCTCGCGGTCCGGACCCCGGACGGCTTCCTGATCGACGTGCCGGCGCGGCTGGCGGCGGACTTCGCCAAGCGGCTCCGCTTCTACCGTCTTCGCGCCAAGGTGGAGATCGCCGACCGCTCCGGCGACCTGCGGGTGCTCGCCGCCTGGGGCGACGGTCCGGTCGACCTGCCGGGATTCGGGTTCGAGGATCCGCGCCTGCCGGCGCTGGGGCGGCGGACGATCGTCACCGCGGCGGAGCGCGACGCGGTGCTGGCCGCGTCAGATCCCGGCTCGCACGCCGACGAGGCCTCATGGCACCGGCACCGGATCGCCCTCGGCGTGCCGGAGGGCGGGACCGACTTCGCCTACGGCGATGCCTTTCCGCACGACGCCGACATGGACGACCTGGCCGGCGTGGACTTCGGCAAGGGCTGCTATGTCGGACAGGAGGTGGTCAGCCGCATGAAGCACCGGGGCACGGCCCGACGGCGCGTCGTCGCCGCCCGAAGCGCGGACGCGTCCCCCCTGCCCCCGACGGGGAGCGAGATCGTGGCTGCGGGCAAGCCCGTCGGGCAGATCGGGTCGACGGACGGCGGTCGCGGGCTCGCCCTCGTCCGCACCGACCGGGTCGCCGCCGCGCTGGCGGCCGGGGCGTCGCTACGCGCCGGCGACGTGGACGTCGTTCTGGAACTGCCGGCTTACGTAAAGTTCGGCTGGCCGGCTCCGGCGGAGGACTGA
- a CDS encoding dihydroorotase, whose protein sequence is MTETFDLVLKNGTVANHDGVGARDVGIRDGRIAALGTIDPSRAGTVIDCKGLHLLPGVIDTQVHFREPGGEHKEDLETGSRAAVLGGVTAVFEMPNTNPLTVTAETLADKVARGRHRMHCDFAFWVGGTHDNVADIPALERLPGAAGIKVFMGASTGDLLVKDDAGVSAILGATRRRAAFHSEDEYRLEERKGLRVPGDPASHPVWRDAEAAMRSTERLVRIARATGARIHVLHVSTAEEMRYLAAHKDIASVEVTPHHLTLSSDDYARLGTLLQMNPPVRDAVHREGCWWGVAQGIADILGSDHAPHTLEEKAKAYPASPSGMPGVQTLVPVMLDHVARGRMTLERFVDMTSHGPQRLFGLAGKGRLAVGYDADVTVVDLKRRETITNAWSASRSAWTPYDGLQVTGWPVGTLVRGRRVMWEGEIVTPSTGESCRFGEALARG, encoded by the coding sequence ATGACGGAGACCTTCGACCTCGTCCTGAAGAACGGCACGGTCGCCAACCACGACGGGGTCGGCGCCCGCGACGTCGGCATCCGCGATGGCCGCATCGCCGCCCTCGGCACGATCGACCCGAGCCGCGCTGGAACCGTGATCGACTGCAAGGGCCTCCACCTGCTGCCCGGCGTCATCGACACCCAGGTGCATTTCCGCGAGCCCGGCGGCGAGCACAAGGAGGACCTGGAGACCGGGTCGCGCGCCGCCGTCCTCGGCGGCGTCACGGCCGTCTTCGAGATGCCCAACACCAATCCTCTGACGGTCACCGCCGAGACCCTGGCTGACAAGGTGGCGCGCGGGCGGCACCGGATGCATTGCGACTTCGCCTTCTGGGTCGGCGGCACCCACGACAACGTGGCCGACATCCCCGCGCTCGAGCGGCTGCCCGGCGCCGCCGGCATCAAGGTCTTCATGGGCGCCTCGACCGGCGACCTCCTGGTCAAGGACGACGCCGGCGTCTCCGCCATTCTCGGCGCCACCCGCCGGCGCGCCGCCTTCCACAGCGAGGACGAGTACCGGCTCGAGGAGCGCAAGGGGCTGCGCGTCCCCGGCGACCCCGCCTCCCATCCGGTCTGGCGCGACGCCGAAGCCGCCATGCGCTCGACCGAGAGGCTCGTCCGCATCGCCCGCGCCACGGGCGCGCGCATCCATGTCCTGCACGTGTCGACCGCCGAGGAGATGCGATACCTGGCGGCCCATAAGGACATCGCCTCCGTCGAGGTGACGCCCCATCACCTGACCCTCTCCTCCGACGACTACGCCCGCCTCGGCACCCTTCTGCAGATGAACCCGCCCGTCCGCGACGCCGTCCACCGCGAGGGCTGCTGGTGGGGGGTCGCGCAGGGCATCGCCGACATCCTCGGCTCGGATCACGCGCCCCATACCCTCGAGGAGAAGGCCAAGGCCTATCCGGCCTCGCCGTCCGGCATGCCGGGCGTCCAGACCCTGGTGCCCGTCATGCTCGACCACGTGGCCCGGGGCCGCATGACCCTCGAGCGCTTCGTCGACATGACCAGCCACGGCCCGCAGCGCCTCTTCGGCCTCGCCGGCAAGGGCCGGCTCGCGGTCGGCTACGACGCCGACGTCACGGTCGTCGACCTGAAGCGCCGCGAGACGATCACCAACGCCTGGTCCGCCTCCCGCTCCGCCTGGACCCCCTACGACGGCCTCCAGGTGACGGGCTGGCCCGTCGGCACCCTCGTGCGCGGCCGCCGGGTGATGTGGGAGGGCGAGATCGTGACGCCCTCGACCGGCGAGTCCTGCCGCTTCGGCGAGGCGCTGGCGCGCGGCTGA
- a CDS encoding M12 family metallo-peptidase, producing MVLRARCQLLAFVFVAGALLAPASAGAADGLLQPARGEAGVTRSKSIVPNARRHRIVEVDASALAATVAPLGMDNDPRRAEKVPPASATVAIELFPDLAVTLEREAVEAAPTGGFAWTGRAKGRRTAFASLVVKDGRITGVVETDGRIFRIDPVPNSANHQVTELDPASYKRDLHRDLPGSADDMGRKKKKPKPAKPGTTTPPTTTPPTTSTNTDIKVLIAYTPQAAAKVSDIQAQAQLAITLANAAFQRSGVKITYTLVGTVAASSYNETAGSYGDVLDDLTGGASGLANVATQRNALQADLVSLLVARNEYCGVAWVVPDPDSGSAAWGTSVVSVDCVSNNTFSHETGHNMGLYHDRYVESSAPNSVYNFGYVDVTARFRDIMSYPDKCSASRVTCTRIPYFSTPLVNYNGVPVGIPQGSAGAADGVRKLNENATGIAGYR from the coding sequence ATGGTTCTGCGTGCCCGTTGCCAGCTGCTCGCCTTCGTGTTCGTGGCCGGCGCCCTCCTGGCCCCCGCATCGGCCGGGGCCGCCGACGGCCTCCTGCAGCCCGCCCGCGGCGAGGCCGGCGTCACCCGGTCGAAGTCGATCGTGCCCAACGCGCGCCGCCACCGCATCGTCGAGGTCGACGCGAGCGCCCTGGCGGCCACGGTCGCCCCGCTCGGCATGGACAACGACCCGCGGCGCGCCGAGAAGGTGCCGCCCGCGAGCGCCACCGTGGCGATCGAGCTCTTCCCCGACCTGGCCGTCACCCTGGAGCGGGAAGCCGTCGAGGCGGCCCCGACCGGCGGCTTCGCCTGGACCGGCCGCGCCAAGGGCAGGCGGACCGCCTTCGCGAGCCTGGTCGTCAAGGACGGCCGCATCACCGGCGTGGTGGAGACGGACGGCCGCATCTTCCGCATCGATCCCGTGCCGAACTCGGCCAACCATCAGGTGACTGAGCTCGATCCGGCGTCCTACAAGCGCGACCTGCACCGGGACCTGCCCGGCTCCGCCGACGACATGGGTCGGAAGAAGAAGAAGCCGAAGCCGGCCAAGCCCGGCACGACGACGCCGCCGACCACGACCCCCCCGACCACGTCCACCAACACCGACATCAAGGTCCTGATCGCCTATACGCCCCAGGCCGCCGCCAAGGTGTCCGATATCCAGGCGCAGGCGCAGCTCGCCATCACGCTCGCCAACGCGGCCTTCCAGCGCAGCGGCGTCAAGATCACCTACACCCTCGTCGGTACCGTGGCGGCCTCGAGCTACAACGAGACGGCCGGCAGCTACGGCGACGTCCTCGACGACCTCACCGGCGGCGCCAGCGGTCTCGCCAACGTCGCGACCCAGCGCAATGCCCTGCAGGCCGACCTGGTCTCCCTCCTCGTCGCCCGCAACGAATATTGCGGCGTGGCCTGGGTGGTGCCGGACCCGGATTCCGGCAGCGCCGCCTGGGGAACCTCGGTGGTCAGCGTCGACTGCGTGTCGAACAACACCTTCTCGCACGAGACCGGCCACAACATGGGGCTCTATCACGACCGCTACGTCGAGAGCTCGGCCCCCAATTCCGTCTACAACTTCGGCTACGTCGACGTCACGGCCCGCTTCCGGGACATCATGTCCTATCCGGACAAGTGCAGCGCGAGCCGGGTGACCTGCACCCGGATCCCGTACTTCTCGACACCGCTCGTGAACTACAACGGCGTGCCGGTCGGAATCCCGCAGGGCTCGGCCGGCGCCGCCGACGGTGTGCGCAAGCTCAACGAGAACGCCACCGGGATCGCCGGCTACCGCTGA
- a CDS encoding LysE family translocator — MLDIWLFLKGIGIGILFSAPVGPVNIMCIQLAFRRGFLAGFAAGVGAVMADGLFAAMAAYGVTAFADFVVGWSTVFQVVGGVVLILFGIGIIRSHPHLDDGPVKAGNPVSTALAAFGMTITNPATILGFIAVFGSLGEFAPDPGDYLGASALVAGVLAGGAAWWFLVASLVSLVRTRMTDRALETVNHGAGALLVLFGTVLIGRIALLHVA; from the coding sequence GTGCTCGACATCTGGCTGTTTCTGAAGGGCATCGGCATCGGCATCCTGTTCTCCGCGCCGGTCGGGCCAGTGAACATCATGTGCATCCAGCTGGCGTTCCGGCGCGGGTTCCTCGCCGGCTTCGCGGCCGGGGTCGGCGCGGTGATGGCGGACGGCCTCTTTGCCGCCATGGCGGCCTACGGCGTCACCGCCTTCGCGGACTTTGTGGTCGGCTGGTCCACCGTCTTCCAGGTCGTCGGCGGCGTCGTCCTGATCCTGTTCGGGATCGGCATCATCCGCAGTCATCCCCACCTGGACGACGGGCCCGTCAAGGCCGGCAATCCGGTCTCCACCGCGCTCGCCGCCTTCGGGATGACGATCACCAACCCGGCCACGATCCTGGGCTTCATCGCGGTGTTCGGGTCGCTCGGGGAGTTCGCGCCGGACCCGGGCGACTATCTCGGCGCCAGTGCGCTGGTCGCCGGCGTGCTGGCCGGCGGCGCCGCCTGGTGGTTCCTGGTGGCCAGCCTGGTTTCCCTGGTGAGGACCCGGATGACGGACCGCGCGCTGGAGACGGTCAACCACGGCGCGGGCGCGCTGCTGGTCCTGTTCGGCACGGTCCTGATCGGCCGCATCGCGCTCCTGCACGTGGCCTGA
- a CDS encoding TIGR02301 family protein → MAIDRRIGAARRFRGWTAGLLALGLAELAATPAAGAAPGEPPYVDQILRLAEIMGALHHLRPLCGANEPQVWRQKMSALLAAEDPGPEERRRIVDRFNQSYRSLSEIYRTCTPAASEIIDRYLAEGSRISREIVVRYGRP, encoded by the coding sequence ATGGCGATCGACCGTCGCATAGGGGCGGCGAGGCGCTTCAGGGGCTGGACGGCCGGGCTGCTGGCGCTCGGGCTGGCCGAGCTCGCCGCCACGCCGGCTGCGGGGGCGGCGCCGGGCGAGCCGCCCTATGTCGACCAGATCCTTCGCCTGGCGGAGATCATGGGCGCGCTGCACCACCTGCGGCCGCTGTGCGGCGCGAACGAGCCCCAGGTCTGGCGGCAAAAGATGAGCGCCCTCCTGGCCGCGGAGGATCCCGGCCCGGAGGAGCGGCGGCGAATCGTCGACCGCTTCAACCAGAGCTATCGGTCTCTCTCCGAGATCTACCGGACCTGCACGCCGGCCGCGAGCGAGATCATCGACCGCTATCTTGCCGAAGGGTCCCGCATCTCGCGCGAGATCGTGGTGCGCTACGGCCGGCCCTGA
- a CDS encoding NUDIX hydrolase, which translates to MTSSQSTVAAMAAGRPVLGVSVSVWRGDEVLLVRRGREPSKGLWSPVGGKVEFGESLEAAARREVAEETGVDCEILGFSTLRELIMPDGAGGVRGHVVLAVFGARWLAGEARAGDDADAVAWVAADRLEDRPLVAGVVPYILGTRRLTGGAQP; encoded by the coding sequence ATGACCTCATCCCAATCCACCGTCGCGGCGATGGCCGCCGGCAGGCCCGTGCTCGGGGTCAGCGTGTCGGTGTGGCGCGGCGACGAGGTCCTGCTCGTCCGGCGCGGGCGGGAGCCGTCGAAGGGACTGTGGAGCCCGGTCGGCGGCAAGGTGGAGTTCGGCGAGAGCCTCGAGGCGGCGGCGCGGCGGGAGGTCGCCGAGGAGACCGGGGTCGACTGCGAGATCCTGGGCTTCAGCACGCTGCGCGAACTGATCATGCCGGACGGAGCGGGCGGCGTCCGCGGCCACGTGGTCCTCGCCGTCTTCGGAGCGCGCTGGCTCGCCGGGGAGGCGCGGGCGGGCGACGACGCCGACGCGGTCGCGTGGGTGGCGGCGGACCGTCTGGAGGACAGGCCGCTGGTGGCGGGCGTGGTCCCGTATATTCTCGGGACGCGGCGACTGACCGGTGGCGCGCAGCCGTGA
- a CDS encoding SOS response-associated peptidase yields MCGRYVLTATPEEIRRLFRYAEQPNFPPRYNIAPTQPIAIVAGEGGTPHFLLARWGFVPSWVEDPKSFSLIINARAETAPEKPSFRAAMRHRRCLVPASGFYEWRRTPAGKQPFFIRPRHGGAVAFAGLWETWSGKDGSEIDTAAVLTVPANRLVGRIHDRMPAVVLPENFDRWLDCRGVDVREAMTLIEPVPDDFFECVPVSERVNKVANDDLRCIEGLAEPLSPDEPQTAEAVVEAAAEPAPRPARPRRAKASSGQMDLF; encoded by the coding sequence ATGTGCGGCCGCTATGTCCTGACCGCCACGCCCGAGGAGATCCGGCGGCTCTTCCGCTACGCGGAGCAGCCGAACTTCCCGCCGCGCTACAACATCGCGCCGACCCAGCCGATCGCGATCGTCGCCGGCGAGGGCGGGACGCCGCACTTCCTCCTCGCCCGCTGGGGCTTCGTCCCGTCCTGGGTCGAGGACCCGAAGTCCTTCTCGCTGATCATCAACGCCCGCGCCGAGACGGCCCCGGAGAAGCCCTCCTTCCGGGCCGCCATGCGCCACCGGCGCTGCCTCGTGCCCGCCTCCGGCTTCTACGAGTGGCGGCGCACGCCGGCCGGCAAGCAGCCCTTCTTCATCCGCCCCCGCCACGGCGGCGCGGTCGCCTTCGCGGGGCTGTGGGAGACCTGGTCGGGCAAGGACGGGTCCGAGATCGACACCGCCGCCGTCCTGACCGTGCCCGCCAACCGCCTGGTCGGCCGCATCCATGACCGCATGCCCGCCGTCGTGCTGCCGGAGAATTTCGACCGCTGGCTCGATTGCCGCGGCGTCGACGTGCGCGAGGCCATGACCCTGATCGAGCCGGTTCCGGACGACTTCTTCGAATGCGTGCCGGTGTCCGAGCGGGTCAACAAGGTCGCCAACGACGACCTGCGCTGCATCGAAGGCCTCGCCGAGCCGCTGTCGCCGGACGAGCCGCAGACCGCCGAGGCGGTCGTCGAGGCGGCCGCGGAGCCCGCCCCCCGCCCCGCGCGTCCGCGCCGCGCGAAGGCCTCCAGCGGACAGATGGACCTCTTCTGA